GGAAGCCTTTGCGCTCTTTCAAATGCATAGAGCTTCATAGCGTTTAGCCGATTTCCCGTCCCCGCCCGCTGTCGAAAATCTCCACCAGTTCCTCCGGATACGGCTCAAAAAAAGTCTGTCCCATCAAGTACGGTTCTTCAAAGCGATAAACCCAGCCCCGTAAGATGCCGACCGGCACTGGCAGCATCACTCTCTTGTTGCGATACTTCTCCAGCATCCCCAGAAAATATTTTTTCTCTCTGGGAGGAACTTTCTTGGAAAAGTACCCCAGAGCATGCATGAGGGTATTTATGTTATTACTGTCTCGTGATGGTTTTAGAAGAGCCATCTGCAGATGCAAGGCATATTCTGTCGCCACCTTCTCGAATGGTTGCTTCTCATGATTGGCGACAATCTTCCCCAGCAGGCGCATCTCTTTCTGGCTGTATGACATTAGGAGAAGTTTATTCTGTGCCTGAAACTGAACCAGCTGCCCCATTGAACCGGATTTCCGGATTTCTCGAAATGCCGCGAAAGCGAAGATTCTCGTTAAGAAATGCTCGCGAATTTTGAGATTCAAGAGGCGCCCTTCATCTTCAATGGCCAGCCCGGGGTACGATTCAAGAACTTTACCTCCGAAGAACCCCGGACCTTTGCCAACCGCGGGCGACTTTTCTTTGTCCGAATGAATTTTGACCTCTTTTATGCCGCACGATGGGGAGCGACTCTTGAGAATAAAACCATCGACAGCGGTGAGGCTACTCAGAAATTTCTCGGAAAAGCGATTCATTGATTCGGTCAATTCTCGTCCGGTCGCCGGTTGAATCAGGATATCTTTGTTTCCGCGACGAGCGATATGGATGGGGTCGCGCGGTGTGCCAAGGCCGATCTCCATCTCGGGGCAGACTGGAAAAAAGTCAACCGTTCCCCGCAGTCTATCGACAAACTCGCAGGGGATGATGGCGCCGTTGTACCGTACCGCATCAAAGCCGAGGCATTTGGAGACGACCACCCGGGGCCGGCTGAAGAAACGTCGGCCGGAGTCAACCGTATTCATAACGGTAATCTATCGCGCTTCCCTGCAAATGGCAATATATCAGATAAAATAAAAGAGGAGGCGGAGTAAAACTCCGCCTCCTGGAGGTATTAACGGTCTCTGTCAGCGTGGCAATTACATCACGTGCATCATCGTAAAGACATAAGAACTGGCGAGGTCGCGGACTATCTGCGCCTTCATATTGCCGCCATGCCCCTGCTCCCGGTCTTCAAAATACCAGACCGGTTTCCCCAGTTTGGACAAGACATAGGCGAACCGTCTCGGGTCAGACGGCGGCACGCGCGGGTCATTGTAACCGCCGGTCAGATATATCGGCTTGCTCAGGTTCTCCGCATAGAATATCGGCGAGATTTTCCGAACCAGTTCGCTTTCCATCGGCCCGTACTCTTTTTCCCATCCCCGCATAAATACCTGCGACGAATTCTTAACGGTATGCTTTGGGTCGGAAACGCCCACCTCGGAAACGATACAGGCGAACTTTTCGGGACACTGCGTCCCCAGCCAGTTCACCGTATATCCGCCGTAAGAACCGCCCCAGATAGCGATTTTTTCCGGGCGGGAATAACCTTCACTGATAAGATAATCAATCGCCGCTTCGGCATCTTTCAAGGCTACCAGCCGTCCTTCCATATTGTCGGCCCGTTCATACGCCGGACCGTATCCGGTTGAGCCGCGCACATTGGGAAACATCATGATAAACCCTTTGCTCAAGGCGAAGGCAATATTCCGCTGAAAGTGCGGTCGGCTCTGACTGGGGGGACCGCCATGATAACTGACAATCGCCGGGTTGTTCCCATCCTTCTTAATGTTGGCGGGGAAATAGATAAGTGACGGTATCATGGTTCCATCGGCCGACTTGTATCGAATGACTTCCACCCGAGTGTCGGCAAAATTATATCCGAAAGTAGAAACTTTGCCGAGATTCTCCAGTTTGCTGTCACCGGCGCGAAACTTGAAGGCCGTAGGCGCTACTTTGGGCGAAGAGAAGCCAAATACAAAATCCCCCACTTCATTTCCGGAAAGGTCGGAGATTACCCCAATTTCCGAAACCGGCACCGTAACCGGTTTGCCACTAAGGTCAAACCCCACCAATTCCGAATATCCATCCTTGTTGAGGGAGGCGATGATAGTCCCGGTTTTGCGGATGAAAGAAAATTCGTCGGTATGCCGCTTGGGGTCATACACCAGGCTGAACTTCTTTGGCTTCGCCGGGTCCACCAGGCAGAATTTCATAAATTCATCTTCGCTCGACATCGCCGAAGTTAGTGTCAAGACCTTTCCGTCGGCGGTCAATCCGGCCGCCCAGAAGAGGCTGGTGTCGCTCAGATCGGTCACTTTTCCGGTCGCGACATCAAACATCGCCAGCTGTCCCTGCGAGAACGAGAACCAGCGGACAAAGGTTATCTTCCCTTTGTAATAGTCGGTTGGATAGAACGCGCCCGGTTCGGTATAAAGCGTGTCGAGACGTCCGGTCGAGATGGTAAAACGGCCGATACGCATCTCTTTGCGGTTATCGATGTTGAGATAGAAACAGTCCGGATTATCTTCATCAAAAATGACGCCGGTGAAGCGAACCCGGCGGTCCTCCAGAAGCGGCTTGAATTTGCCGTCGCGAGTGAAACGCCAGATATCATGCATCTCGTCGCCATGTTTATTTACTCCCACCAGTATGAAATCGCCCGATGGGTGCACCGCATAGTAGCTGATAGTCAGCCCTTCATCAGCCCATCCGTTAGGCGTAATCTGAATAGGCCAGCCCATGGGGCGGTCGATATAGAAAAGGGCTTCGCTCTCGCCGGTAAGGCGCATCTGAAAATAGAGCCGTCCCGTATTATCGACCTGGGGTGTAGAAATCAGGTCGATTCCGAGAAGAAAAGAAAGGTCGCGCATGGTCGCTTCCCAGTATGGGGACGATTCCAGCATCTGCGCCGTTACGGCATTGGTGCTGTCGATGAACGCCATTATTTTATTGGTATCAGAAGTGACCCAGGTATCGACTTCCTTGAGGAGCGCTTCCACCCTGGCAGACGACTGCGCCTGAACTGTCGCGACAGCAAACAGCATTAATGTTGCGGTGAAAAATAGTACCGATTTACTCATCAATTCCTCCTATGAGTTGCTTTGGCAATGTTCTTTTGACGATTAGATGCAGTCAAAGGTTTCCGGCAAATTTCCGGTGACCGCTTGCTTGGGGGCTTTCAGGTCTTTCCGTCGAGCAGACGAAGGCTGTTGGCGATTACCAGGAGTGACGCTCCCATATCGGCCGCAATTGCCATCCAGAGCGTCGCCAGTCCCAGAAGCGCCAGCGCGAGAAAAACCGCTTTGGTGCCGAGAGCGAACCAGATATTGCTCTTTATCGTCCGCAGCACCCGCCGCGAATGTTTTATCAGCCAGGGAATTCTGGAAAGGTCATCCGACATCAAAGCAATGTCGGCCGTCTCAATGGCGGCGTCGCTTCCGGCCGCGCCCATCGCTATCGCCACGGTGGCGCGCGCCATTGCCGGCGCGTCGTTTATGCCATCCCCCACCATCGCCACCCTTTCATACTTCTCAACCAGCTCTTCAACCGCCGCCACTTTATCCTCCGGCAGCAACTCCGCCCGAAATTCATCTATTCCCACCGCCTCCGCCACCGCCCGGGCGGTGCCTTCGTTATCCCCCGTCAGCATTATTGTCCGCTTTATCCCGGAGGCTTTTAGGCTATCGATTACTTTTTTCAAATCGGTTCGCATTGAGTCAGAAATGCTTATCAATCCACAGACATGATTCTCATTGCCAACGGCAACTACGGAATGCCCGGCATCCTCCAGTTCTTCCGCTTTCTGATGAAACTCCGGCGTTTCCCCGCCGCGCTCATGCATCAGGCGATGACTGCCAATCCAGAAAGGACGTCCCTGGATATCCCCTTCCGCTCCCTTTCCTCGCACCGACCGGAAATTGGCGACACCGTTTATGCTGACCTGTTCATTCTCCGCCCGGCGCATAATGGCTTTCGCCAGCGGATGTTCGCTCATCGCTTCCAGAGCCGCCGCCCGGGAGAGAAGCTCCTCGCCGGTATGTCCACTCAGAGGCACTACCTGCTGCACCTCCGGCTTGCCGTCAGTGAGCGTCCCGGTCTTATCGAAAGCGATTGCCTGCAGCTGTGCCGGGGCTTCCAGATGCACTCCCCCCTTAATTAAAACACCGGCCCGCGCCGCCGACGTCAGTCCGGCTACGATGCTCACCGGCGTCGATATCACCAGCGCGCAAGGGCAGGCGATGACCAGCACCACCAGCGCTTCATAGAACCATTTCCCCCAGTCGCCGGCAAAGAGCGGAATAACAAGTGCGATAAAAAGCGCGACTCCCATCATTGCCGGGGTATAATACCGGGCGAATTTCTGCACCCACTGTTCGGATGGCGCCCGGCGCGATTGCGCCTCCTCCACCATATGGATTATCCGCGCCAGGGTGGTATCTTCGGCTCTCTTGGTAACTTTAAATTCAAACGCCCCGTCTTCATTTATCGTGCCGGCAAAAACCTCATCGCCAACAACCTTGCCGACCGGAATCGATTCCCCGGTTATTGCGGACTGATTGATATGGCTGCTCCCGCTGACTATAATGCCGTCGAGCGGCACTTTTTCGCCGGGACGAACCACCGCTACGGCGCCGACCGGAACCTCCTGCACCGACACTTCTTCAATTCGTCCGTTTCCTGAAGTCATAATGCGCGCTTTGGTCGGGGAAAGGTCCATCAGGGCGCCAATTGCCCGGCGCGCCCGTCCGACACTCCAGGATTCCAGAAGAAGCGCCAGCGCAAAAAGAAAAGTTACCGTCGCCGCTTCAAACCACTCACCGATGCCGATAGCGCCGATTGCCGCTATTGTCATCAGGAGATTCATATCAGGCCGCAATTTCCTGAGCGCAAAGAACGCCTTAGGCACTATAAACCATCCCCCGGTTACCGATGTCAGTGAATAGAGTAAAATCGATATCAGTCCGATTTCAGTTTCGCCGGCTAAGGGACCAAGCAGGCTCCGTTCCCGAATCGCCTGAAATATATACCCCAGCGTCAGCGATACCCCGCTGGCGGTTACCATCAGAGTTCGTCCCCGACGCTCCCACAGGCTTTCCTCGACCGGACAGGTCACCGTCGAGCAATACTCTTTCCAGGGAATCGCCTGCATTCCGGTGGCGGCGACCGCCTTGCGGATAGTCTCGCTGTCCCAGCCTTGCTGGTCATCCTGAGACCGCTCGATAGTCAATTTGCCGTTTAGAATATCGAACGAGAGGCGTTCTTTGCCCCCTACCAGAGGAGCCAGTTCTCTCTTGAGAATGGCAACTTCCTCGGCGCAATCCATCCCTCTTATCTTAAAGGTCTCTTTTTCCATAAATATCTTATATTACAAATCGGCAAATTATAATACAACAATATGATACGCTCTCCGGTTTCCCGCTCCATGATGATTTCTTTTATTGGCTCTAATAACACCCGCCAAAACGCTTTACTTATATTTTTCTCGCCGGTATATTAATGACGAGCATAATAGTCCATTATTGTCTGATATTTAGAACAATAGCTAAAAAGAAACACTGATATCTCATTGAAAGAAAGGATAAACCTGATGAAGAAAAAAAACGGCTCCGGCGGAAATCAAAAACGGATTCGGGAGATGGAAGAGCATATCCGTCAGATGAAACAGCAACTGGCGAATCTTCGGAGAGAATTCCCGCCCCAAAAAGTCCGCGATTACTCCTTCAAAGATTCTTTCGGTAACTCTCTCAAACTCTCCAGCCTCTTTGGCGATAAGAATAGTCTCATTCTGATTCATAATATGGGGGTAAAATGCGCCTATTGTACTCTCTGGGCTGACGGCTTCAACGGGCTGGTGAAACATCTGGA
This genomic window from Candidatus Zixiibacteriota bacterium contains:
- a CDS encoding DUF523 and DUF1722 domain-containing protein; amino-acid sequence: MNTVDSGRRFFSRPRVVVSKCLGFDAVRYNGAIIPCEFVDRLRGTVDFFPVCPEMEIGLGTPRDPIHIARRGNKDILIQPATGRELTESMNRFSEKFLSSLTAVDGFILKSRSPSCGIKEVKIHSDKEKSPAVGKGPGFFGGKVLESYPGLAIEDEGRLLNLKIREHFLTRIFAFAAFREIRKSGSMGQLVQFQAQNKLLLMSYSQKEMRLLGKIVANHEKQPFEKVATEYALHLQMALLKPSRDSNNINTLMHALGYFSKKVPPREKKYFLGMLEKYRNKRVMLPVPVGILRGWVYRFEEPYLMGQTFFEPYPEELVEIFDSGRGREIG
- a CDS encoding prolyl oligopeptidase family serine peptidase, with product MSKSVLFFTATLMLFAVATVQAQSSARVEALLKEVDTWVTSDTNKIMAFIDSTNAVTAQMLESSPYWEATMRDLSFLLGIDLISTPQVDNTGRLYFQMRLTGESEALFYIDRPMGWPIQITPNGWADEGLTISYYAVHPSGDFILVGVNKHGDEMHDIWRFTRDGKFKPLLEDRRVRFTGVIFDEDNPDCFYLNIDNRKEMRIGRFTISTGRLDTLYTEPGAFYPTDYYKGKITFVRWFSFSQGQLAMFDVATGKVTDLSDTSLFWAAGLTADGKVLTLTSAMSSEDEFMKFCLVDPAKPKKFSLVYDPKRHTDEFSFIRKTGTIIASLNKDGYSELVGFDLSGKPVTVPVSEIGVISDLSGNEVGDFVFGFSSPKVAPTAFKFRAGDSKLENLGKVSTFGYNFADTRVEVIRYKSADGTMIPSLIYFPANIKKDGNNPAIVSYHGGPPSQSRPHFQRNIAFALSKGFIMMFPNVRGSTGYGPAYERADNMEGRLVALKDAEAAIDYLISEGYSRPEKIAIWGGSYGGYTVNWLGTQCPEKFACIVSEVGVSDPKHTVKNSSQVFMRGWEKEYGPMESELVRKISPIFYAENLSKPIYLTGGYNDPRVPPSDPRRFAYVLSKLGKPVWYFEDREQGHGGNMKAQIVRDLASSYVFTMMHVM
- a CDS encoding heavy metal translocating P-type ATPase yields the protein MEKETFKIRGMDCAEEVAILKRELAPLVGGKERLSFDILNGKLTIERSQDDQQGWDSETIRKAVAATGMQAIPWKEYCSTVTCPVEESLWERRGRTLMVTASGVSLTLGYIFQAIRERSLLGPLAGETEIGLISILLYSLTSVTGGWFIVPKAFFALRKLRPDMNLLMTIAAIGAIGIGEWFEAATVTFLFALALLLESWSVGRARRAIGALMDLSPTKARIMTSGNGRIEEVSVQEVPVGAVAVVRPGEKVPLDGIIVSGSSHINQSAITGESIPVGKVVGDEVFAGTINEDGAFEFKVTKRAEDTTLARIIHMVEEAQSRRAPSEQWVQKFARYYTPAMMGVALFIALVIPLFAGDWGKWFYEALVVLVIACPCALVISTPVSIVAGLTSAARAGVLIKGGVHLEAPAQLQAIAFDKTGTLTDGKPEVQQVVPLSGHTGEELLSRAAALEAMSEHPLAKAIMRRAENEQVSINGVANFRSVRGKGAEGDIQGRPFWIGSHRLMHERGGETPEFHQKAEELEDAGHSVVAVGNENHVCGLISISDSMRTDLKKVIDSLKASGIKRTIMLTGDNEGTARAVAEAVGIDEFRAELLPEDKVAAVEELVEKYERVAMVGDGINDAPAMARATVAIAMGAAGSDAAIETADIALMSDDLSRIPWLIKHSRRVLRTIKSNIWFALGTKAVFLALALLGLATLWMAIAADMGASLLVIANSLRLLDGKT
- a CDS encoding DUF899 family protein; translated protein: MKKKNGSGGNQKRIREMEEHIRQMKQQLANLRREFPPQKVRDYSFKDSFGNSLKLSSLFGDKNSLILIHNMGVKCAYCTLWADGFNGLVKHLEQRASFVVESADDPLVQRKFAADRGWGFRMVSSKGTSFKKDMVYEEENKSPWPGVSVFTRNKKGEI